The Stieleria maiorica genome includes the window TGTTCGGTCAACCGGTGGAGAATGATCCGTACGGACGAACGCTACGGTTTCCAGCTCGAGGGATTGATCATCGCCCGCTCGGGTTCTGCGACCTTGGCGTATTGCTAAACTGTCGATCAGAAAACGAACGAATGCCCCTTTTGAAGACATCGCATGGCGAAGAACAAAAACACACGGAAGACGCAACTGAAGCGCGAGCGAAAACGACGTGCGGCCGCGAAAAAGAAACGTGAAAAAACAAGGGCAAGGTTTCACGCGAATCAGGACTTGGCGGTCGACTCCGCCCACTCGCTCTCGCTGTCGGACGGATTCGACTTCGGCCCATCCGCGGTTTCCTCAGAGGGGCACGCCGACGAAAATCCAGAGATCGTCAAATGGTGGGATCGTTTTTCGGCGGCGAAGGGGAATCAACGCATTGAGATGGTCCGAGCCGCGTTTGAAGACGACCTGGATTCAGAATGGCGCGAGGCTCTTTTTCCCGAGGCGGTGCATGAAGCGGAGATGGGGTCTGATCCAGCCCGGTACGTCCATCTGTTGGAATACCTGGCGGAAAACCATCGCGAATTGTATCGGGAGGGGTTGCTGTGGTTCTTGAGAAGTCGCGTCACACACTACCTGGCGATTGACGACGCGGCACGCGCGGAAGCCGCCGTCGCCCAGGACGCCGACGAAATGACGGAAACGGGTGAAGCGTTTTACGGAACGGTCACCATGTTGCGGTTGGCAAATCTGGAAGCCGCCGCAGAATCATTGGTCCTTGCCGGATACCGCTGCATGGACGAAACCCAATTGATGCCTTGGGCGGTGGAAGAAATCCTTCACTGCATTTTCTTTCAACACATGCGCGAGTGTGTCCAGGCAGGGGGTAGCGACGAGTCCATTCGCGTGATGGAGACTGCTCTGAAAGAGTTTGACCTGAGCCAGGACGAAGAGTTTGTCGCCGTACGGCGCGAAATCGTCAGCTGTGTGTCTGGCCAGGACACAAGAAACTGGACAGAAAAACAGCTGTCGGGCGATTCTCCAAAATCGATTCGCAATCGCATGCTGCTCGCCTACGAATTCGTCGGCTGGCTGAACACTCAGCGGTCGATCGCTTTATCGCCGGCAGACGTTTTGGGTGATCTGGTTTTAGAAACGTTCAGCGGAGAGAAGCTGGAGATTCGCGATTTTTTTCGAGGTGTGCCGAAGGTAGAGCTTGATGAACATCTGGCGTCGCTGCTGGGGTTCATGTCGCTGGATCGCTTCAAAGCTCCCGCAACACTGATCGCGGTAGAGCATTTTTGCGATTTCTTGTTCGATCGAAATCTGATCGATGCCAAGTCTCTTGCGAAGACCAAGTCAACCGTCGAGTCGCTCGACCGTCAGCTGCAGCGTGTCCTTAAAGAAGAGTGGAGCTCTTTTCGCTTTCTTAATCCACTTCGCACGACTGAAGCTTGACGCGAGATTTGTGTCTGAATGATTCGGGGCAAAATGATCCAGCGGGTCCGAACCTGACTCCGTCACGCTGCCCCGCTTCGCAGTGAATCGGACAGGCAACGTGCGCTATCGGCCACCTTAATTGCTAGCAGGTACGTTGCTTATTGTGGTGAGATTTTTGATGGGTGGCACCTATTGGAGAGGGGCATTGTAGAACCATTGTCCCCAATTGTTCCCCCTCAGCCGCGTGCGGCTGGGTTACGCTCCGGGGTGGCCGCTTCGCGGGCAGGGGGAACAGCTGAGACAGCGGTTCTACACTCGGAGGCGGTATTTGATGGGTGGCACCAATTGGAGAGGGGTTTTGTAGAACCATTGTCCCCAATTGTTCTCCCTCGGCCGCGGGCGGCTGGGTTGCGCTCCGGGGTGCCCGCTTCGCGGGCAGGGGGGAACAGCTGAGACAGCGGTTCTACACTTGGGGGGATGGGACAGCGGTGCTGCTCTGTTTGGGTTGGTGGGACTGTGACGGTTGCGCCGGTTGATCGGCGGTGTGGGGGTGGGATTGTGCGTGCTAGAACGGTTCGATGCGGGAGCCGAGGTGCGGTTCGGCCGATTGTGACAGTGAATCCACTTCGTCCGATCAAAGGCCTTGTCAGCACCGACCGTGTTTCGCGTTTCCATCCGCTCCTTCGATCTCGTTCGCTTGGCCGTGGCTCGCGTCACCGGTTGGGTCTGGTATTGGACGGGAAACCTGGGTGAATTGTTCTTCGACCGCTTCGGCCGACTGTCGGCAATCGCCTCGGTCTTGTGGGCGTCCTTGGCCTTGGCTGTCCATCCGGGATCGTGGACGTATCCGGTCCGCAATATGTTTTCCAAACAGGTGCTGTTCACCGCGGTCGACGCCATCCCCGCGGCGCTTCGATTCGGAGGGGCCGTGGGCGTGTTGCTGATCGTGCAAGCGGCGATGTGGACCGATGCCGCGGGCGCGACGACTGAAATCGTCGCACCGATCCTTTGGCGCTCGATCGTTCGCGAAATCGCTCCGCTGCTGTCATGTCTGGTGGTGATCGGGCGCAGCGGAATCGCGATCAGCACCGAATTGGCGACGATGCGGGCCAGCGGCGAGGTCGAAGTGATCGATTCGATGGGGATCGACCCGATGACGTTTTTGGTGATGCCGCGCGTCTTGGCAGTCATGATCAGCGTCTTTTGCCTGGCGATCATCACGGCAGTGACGATGGTCGTGACCGGTTATGCGGTGGGGTTCATGATGGATGCGATTCACACCAGCTGGAACGACTTTTATGGTGAAATCGCCAGCAACTTTGAACTGAGCGATCTGACGTTCTTCTTGTCCAAAACCATGATCGCGGGCGGCTTTGCCGGTGCGATTTGCTGTTTGGAAGGTGTCAACGCCCGCGGTTCAATGACGGATGTGCCACGGATCGCCAGCCGCGCAGGGATCCGGGCGCTGACCGCCGTGTTTGCGGTTTCTGCAATCCTGTCGATCCTGTTCTATAACAAGATCCTCGTTTTCCAATTCGGATAAGCCCGTGACCGGCGACGCAATCACGACCGAACCACCGGCCCCGCAATGGGAGTTGGCTGCACCGATCCTGGAGTTCCACGATGTGAATTTCAAAGGAACCGGTGAAACGTCGATTCAAATGAAGCGGTTCACGGGAGCCCTCCGGTCGGGCGAGTTGGTTGAAGTAGAACTTGAGCGGCATCACAACCCCCGCGACTTGGTTTCGATGATGCTGGGATTGAACCCACCGGATGCCGGCGAGGTGCTGTACGACCGCCAAGATTGGTTGGGGACGGATTATCCGCGACACTTTCAAATGCGGAGCGAAATCGGACGGGTGTTTGCCGGATCGGCATGGGTCCAAAGTCTGACGCTGCGTGACAACATCCAATTGCCGATGCGACATCACGGCATCGCGGAAACCGCCGCGAAGAAAAAGGTGGCTCACTGGATCCGGCGTCTGACGGGACATCAGCGTGCCAAGGTCAAATGGGCCCTCAAAAAACGTCCCAACGTCGTCGAGCCGTCGGTGCTGCAACTTTGTCAATTGGTCCGCGCGGTCGCCAACGGTCCGCGACTGTTGATCCTGGAACGCCCCCTGCGCTTCCTGCCGGAATCGTTGTACGACAGGTTCGTTTCCGCGATGGACGATCTGCGTGATGCCGGGACGGCGATCTTGTTCTTCGCAGGCGACCGCGACGAGTACCAGCTGAAGTTTCGCAAACCGGTCAATCACTGGCGAATCGTCGACGGGGCGATAGACACCCACGGGAGGCGTCGGCCATGAATGAACCCTATCGCTTGCGTTACGTCAATCAGATTGTCGGTGTCTTTTTGATCGTCGTCTTTATCCTCTCGATCGTCATCTCGGTCCGCTTCACCAGCGGTTTGGCGGTGAAAAAGGATCTGTTTTACATCCATGTCCCCGAAGACATGGCGGCTCAATTGCGGACCGGAACCGAGGTGATCATCTTGGGCGAAACGGTCGGCCAAGTCGACGCGTTGGACTACGTCGTCGATGACGACTTGGTCCGCGTGACGTTGGCGATCAATTCAAAACAAAGCGATCAGATCACCACCGAGAGCGAAGTGACGTTGGACCGCAAGTATGGCGTCGGCCCCGCGGTGGTGCGAATTCGTCGCAATCGCCCCGAAGGCCAAACGGATCCGCCGAAACGACTATTGCCGGGCCAAACGATCACGCGAATTCAGGAACAGGACGACCAAGTCGACCGGATGGCGGGCGAAATCGAGGCGGCCGGAAACTCGATCGACAACGCCGCCAGGCAACTACAAAAATCGCTCGGCGAAAGCATCGACCCGGCCTTCCGCACGACCGAGGAGACCTTCGAATCACTGAGGCTGACCAGCGACGCCATCCGCCCGGAAGCCGTCCAAACGTTGGCCCAGCTTCGTGAGACGACCGAAAACCTGGAATCCGAATTGACTCGCCTGGCAAGACGCGTCGATCAATTGGTCGACGGCGACATCCGAACCACCATCCAGCGAATCCAGGACTCCGCCACCGCGGCGACCGACGCGGCCGAAAGTGTCGAAACCCTGGCGGCCAACATCGACGCCAAAAGTGACAAGGCAAACGCAGATGTTGCCACAACACTCGCAACGCTGCGCGAAACCGCGCGGTTGATTCAGCGACTGACAAACGAGACGCGCGAGATCGTCACCATCGTCCGCGGCGAAGCCGAAGAATTGCCGGGAACCACCCAACGCGTCAACGATACCGTCGAGGACACGCAAGAGTTGGTCGGCGACATCCAAGACCACTGGCTGCTGAGACGCTATCGCGAGCGCAAGTCACCGACCCAACAATTGTCTCCGTCGGCGGTTCGCGGTGGAGGCGTTCGCTGATGGCTGGCAAGACGAAAAGATCGACCTATCGTTGCATGATGCTGGGCTGGCTGGTGGCAGCAGCGCTGGTCACAGGTTGCGCCGGCGGTCCACAGGAGATCGTCGAAAAGGATGCGACGCTGCACCGTTATGTCAAAGACGGCCGCGAAGCGTTCCATGAAGGCGACCTGGACGAAGCGGAATCCAAATACCGCAAGGCGCTGCTGCGTGCTTGGGCGATCGATGATCCCTATGAATCAGGCACGGTGGCGTATAATCTGGCCGCCTGTCTGACCAGCCGCGGCGACTACTTGGAAGCGTCCGACTGGCTGGTCGATTCACGGGTCGAACTATGCCGTGCCGGTGCGTCGACCGGGAACACCTGGTTGTTGTCCGCTGAGATCGCGATCGCCCAGGCTCGATTCGAGGCTGCGGATCGTTATGTCCGCTACGCCGCGTCGACCAGCCCCCCCTGTGAGATCGTCGACACGTGCTGTCTGTGTGGACCATCGGGCAACTGTGCCGATGCCCCCTGTGAAGATTGCTGTGTCGTGCGACTGCCGGTGATCGGCGATAAAGTGCAAGCCAAACAGGAAGACGACCGCTGTCGCAGCGGCTACGAAGCGCGGATCGAATTGGCGCGTGCACGACTGGCCGCCAATCAACTGGTTCTAGGCGAAGCGAAAGCACACCTGACGCGTGCCTGCCAACTGTCGATCGACTCCTGTGACCTTTCCCTGCATGCCGATCGCCACGACGTCGCCGCATTGATCCACGACTTGAAAGCCAACTTTCTGCAAGCCGGGGCGCACCGGGACCGCGAAGTCAAACTGCTGCGTTGCATCGGACATTACCGCGAGATTCCCGACGTCTTGGATGCCGCAGCACATTCGTATGGATCGGCCGAACGACTGGATCTGGCGGTCGATCGGATCATCCGTTCGGCAAGGATTCGGTTGGCCCGCGGACAGACCGAACAAGCGTGGCAACGGGTGCGTCATGCAGGCGACCTGGCCGCGAGGTGTGGTAGCGAAGCGGTCGAGATTCGACTCAGTTTGACGGCAAAAATCATCCGTGAGATGTTGGGTAAAAAGACGCAGCGATCCCCAGCAACCGGCACTCCGGCGGCAGAGGACGAGACCGTGGAAGGCCGCGCTGCTGCCGCACACTCGGTTCCCAGTTTGAGTTTGGAATCGCCCGCGCAAGTACCCAGTGACGCTCCGCTGGAGTTCGGTGATTTGATCGAAGCGAGCGGCCCCGACGAGCTGGTCGACTGACGCGCCATCGGGCCTGAGAAGCACATCCGTGCGTGCGTGCGTGCGTGCGTGCGAGAAAGCACGCTTGAGGCAAGAGAGAGCCGACGAGCGGGTTTCGATTCTTTACCTCGTTCCAAGGCTCCGTCATGGAACGCGTTTCCGCTGTGGCTTCCGCCACACCGTCCGCGTGCAACGCAAGGCGGAGCCTCCAGGAATTTCCGTTCTCAGGCGGAGCCCGGGAACGAGAGAAGCAGCGACAGGGAATCGCCTAAAGGCTAGACACCAACACTTATCCCGCGCCATTCGTACCTGCCCTGAAGGGCACGGGCTTAAGCCAATACTCTGAGCCGTAGGCGCTAGCCTCGAGCCTTACCGCCGTGTTAAAAGGCGTATCAGGGCCCGCGGCTAGCGCCGTCGGCTCACTAAGCCCTTGCCATTCGTACCTGTTTCTTTTCCGCGGCACGCTCGTGTTAGGTTGGGGTCGTGTAG containing:
- a CDS encoding ABC transporter permease — its product is MSAPTVFRVSIRSFDLVRLAVARVTGWVWYWTGNLGELFFDRFGRLSAIASVLWASLALAVHPGSWTYPVRNMFSKQVLFTAVDAIPAALRFGGAVGVLLIVQAAMWTDAAGATTEIVAPILWRSIVREIAPLLSCLVVIGRSGIAISTELATMRASGEVEVIDSMGIDPMTFLVMPRVLAVMISVFCLAIITAVTMVVTGYAVGFMMDAIHTSWNDFYGEIASNFELSDLTFFLSKTMIAGGFAGAICCLEGVNARGSMTDVPRIASRAGIRALTAVFAVSAILSILFYNKILVFQFG
- a CDS encoding MlaD family protein, which encodes MNEPYRLRYVNQIVGVFLIVVFILSIVISVRFTSGLAVKKDLFYIHVPEDMAAQLRTGTEVIILGETVGQVDALDYVVDDDLVRVTLAINSKQSDQITTESEVTLDRKYGVGPAVVRIRRNRPEGQTDPPKRLLPGQTITRIQEQDDQVDRMAGEIEAAGNSIDNAARQLQKSLGESIDPAFRTTEETFESLRLTSDAIRPEAVQTLAQLRETTENLESELTRLARRVDQLVDGDIRTTIQRIQDSATAATDAAESVETLAANIDAKSDKANADVATTLATLRETARLIQRLTNETREIVTIVRGEAEELPGTTQRVNDTVEDTQELVGDIQDHWLLRRYRERKSPTQQLSPSAVRGGGVR
- a CDS encoding ATP-binding cassette domain-containing protein translates to MTGDAITTEPPAPQWELAAPILEFHDVNFKGTGETSIQMKRFTGALRSGELVEVELERHHNPRDLVSMMLGLNPPDAGEVLYDRQDWLGTDYPRHFQMRSEIGRVFAGSAWVQSLTLRDNIQLPMRHHGIAETAAKKKVAHWIRRLTGHQRAKVKWALKKRPNVVEPSVLQLCQLVRAVANGPRLLILERPLRFLPESLYDRFVSAMDDLRDAGTAILFFAGDRDEYQLKFRKPVNHWRIVDGAIDTHGRRRP